The following nucleotide sequence is from Glycine max cultivar Williams 82 chromosome 9, Glycine_max_v4.0, whole genome shotgun sequence.
tactaaATTCCTAGTGACATGTGCGCACACGTATCCAAGACTTTATTCAAATGAAAACacttaaaaattgtgaaaataaaaattaataaataaaagtcatttaatctttttttcccAGGTCAACgataaaaagataatatacATAACCTTTTAAAATGTTCATATAactactaattttaattttaactatccATACGATTATATgaataagatttaaaaaaaatgaaaaatatctcAATATATATCCCCTATAGAAGTGCATATATACACTCAACAATAatcattaattcacaaaacaatTAACACTCTgaaaaaatacatacatattatgaaattatcaaaattttaaccattaatttcctaatcatcaatTATCATCCCACAGTTTATCACCTTTGAAAGtctaattaaaatgataattcatTTATTACAAAGTATACGAGAGTTGTAACAATTGCTAGCAATAACGCTACAACAACTCATTATTACAAGAGTAGTAGCAGTTTGTTTCATCAAAActcaaagtaaaataaaaataaaatgcaagcaGGCCAGTAGGTCACTTGTAATGCTGAGACACTTCCCAAACCAGCTTATCCATGAAATGACATTTCTTGTCAAATCCCCAGCCTGGGTTGCTCTGCATCATATTTCATAccaaaaaacataaatgatgTGCAGAATATTACTTCCACGTAGTTTTCTAACCagcattttctcatattttattgaaataaaaagacAATTAAAACACAGAAGAATCCAATTGAAACGCTATCTATTGTTCATGCAAACATCACAACCACGAGAATATAATTTCTAGTTTGTTTAGCATTACATGTTTACAGAAAGAATTATATCATATACTACacataaagcataaaaaaaaaaaaaacagcttcTTTAACCCTCCGAATCACTTTATAGTTCACATTTTATATGGCTGCAGCAATGACACCAAAGAAAACTAAGCTACacaaatatcataaaaataataaaacacttGTGACATCAAAGTACCAACATACCATTTTATATATGATGCAcaatgaaagtaaaaataacaacaaaactaGATAAAATTTTAGAACACTGTCCTCCATACAAAGAATTAGCCCAAGGAATTCTCAAATAATTCATAGAACAAGCTCCAAACTTTTAAGTAATAATCAATCTCTTATGCAAAGAAAATTAATAGCACATTTATATGCTTGTGATCTCATACGAACAATCTCTATTCTTCTCTTGccaatattaattatgtttttggctgaGAATTGATTTTCCTATCTATGCCTTATCAATAACTACTGCTCAGCCTAGGCACAACacatcaaaaacatattttatgtcTCTCTTAATACATTTGGGATTTATTTTATCAACTAACATTTAGATTTGGGATACCTAGAATGAACAGCCAATATTTTTGGGATTTCTATTGAATATGCAACTCTTGAGAATAGATCCTCTACTATATCAAATTATGAGAAAACTATACCAAGGCAGGGGGTTCATTAAACACTGAACTGCATGAACAAGCAATAGAACATCATTGGCAGAGATACTTAGAATAAGATTATCAACTTAAGAGGGAAACAATGCCCAAGTAAAAGACACTTTATGCCCAACCTGAAGAGAAATAACAGCACGATTAGTAAATTGTTTCACTGAAGATGGTACACTTCCAGGAAGAGTTTTAGCAACTCTTTCTAATTCTTCTTGTTGCTTCTTTGCAGTTACCCTATCTGGTCCACTGTAGTGATCAATAATCTTTTTCAACAATGGAACACGCGCCATTGTCTCTTCCATTATTTCCTAGTAGgatataaagttaaaaaatattagagaaaACATATCCCAACACAAGGACGCATCAATAAAGTAGAGAATAATAAAAGCCTTTACTCACTAGCACCCATAAAATAGACAgcaatttcaaaaacaaatacaGTGAGTGATACAACACTTTGCCTAAATGTACTTGCTACACAGGTTTGATATGACAAAGATCCATAAGATTATAGGCGAAGATAGTGATGAAGAAAAGGAAACATTAGTAACGAAACGCATGCCTTAAAACCTTTGCAATTTAATGTTAGGGTAACAATACTAAGTCATGGATAAGATTGGCAACAAAACATACCTCCCACTCTTCCTGACTTTGAATCCCCTCATACGACATCAAGAATGGTTTTGCCTTCTCAAGTGCATCCCGTAGTGAAATTGGTTCCTTCTCATCAATGTCTGGATTATCAAACTCCACCAAATATTCTGGCTCAAATTCAATCTGCAATAATCAATAGAGACAGAAAAACTATGAATTGAACATTAAAATGGATACTACACAGAAAATAGAAGTTTGGCTTAAAAATTTTCCCCAAGAGACATGTTGTCTTCAGATATTCAGAATtcgaaataaataaagatatctGCAGCTAATCACTTACTGCATAATTGATGTCTAGTGCATCCAAAAACTCGTCCTCTAATGGCGATGGTAAAACTCTACTAGTCATCTCCTCAAATCCTTCAGTCAACTGATTCATAATCTCAGGCCCAACCTTTCTGGCTAATTTTTCACCATCTGCATCATCTCCTGCATATAGCCCTGTAGCATAATCATCTGTATCCATAACCTTCTCATCCACATCCCTCTCTACGAACCTTCCCCTTCCCATGCCTCGACCTCTTCCCCTGCCTCTGCCTCTGCCCCTGCCTCGATCCAACCCACCTCTCCCTCCATATTCTCTTCCTCTACCAGTATCACTTCCATCATCCTTACCATGTGACAAAATTTTCAGTGCATTCCTCGTTGCATCTTCCTGGCTTGGTATTGGCGATCTCTTGGGCACAGTCTCAGATGAAGCAGCACCAGGAGCTTGCCGAGTGCGAAGATGCCTATTTTCTTCTGTAACTTGTGTTTCCAGATCTGGTTGTTTCATGGACTTTCCTCGTCCAAGTCCAGACAACACCCCTGGTATGCTGCCTGGAAGTTTGTTATCATGCGCATGATCAACAGATCTTTTGGGTGGCAAAAAATCATTTGACGCTGTTGGAGAAACACTATCCTCTCTTTTGAAGAAAATGGGTTTTTTGGGTCCAGAGTCTGGTGGCTGCAAATCATGTTGAGGATGAGGTGCAGTACCTCGGCCACGACCAGCAGGTGGCTGATTTATGGAAGATATAAATGATGAGAAAGAAGGAAGACCTGATGGAGGCATTGGCTTGCCACGGCCATGGCCAAGACCAGAACCAGGAGGAATGGGTGGCTCTGTTGTGTCAGATTTGGACTCACTGGAATTAGGCTCAACTGGAGCTCTTTCATTGTTATTGAACAGCCCTGAACCAGGAAGAGACCCTCCACGACCACGACCACGTCCGCCACCACCAAAACCGGAAGATGTAGAAAATGGAACTAGGGTTTTTCTGGTGGCATTGGAAATATTGGGGTTTGGAATCCTTATTCCAATGGTTCCTCTCATTGATAGGGTGAAACAAATGCTTTATTGGAAAGGTCAAAAAGGTTTCAGCAACACGGAcctgttacaaaaaaaaataaaaatagacattACCAAGTTTATATGAACTGTTGGAATAAccaataaaatacatttaacaattacataaaaaattatatttcagaaCTCACCTGCATTgcgtatttatttttcttgtgttaATTATATACACTGATTTTAAGTTAACAACTAGCTGATCAGTTCATGACTAAATAACTTTATTCAGTTCATTgctaatttaaaacaaa
It contains:
- the LOC100780900 gene encoding la-related protein 1, producing MRGTIGIRIPNPNISNATRKTLVPFSTSSGFGGGGRGRGRGGSLPGSGLFNNNERAPVEPNSSESKSDTTEPPIPPGSGLGHGRGKPMPPSGLPSFSSFISSINQPPAGRGRGTAPHPQHDLQPPDSGPKKPIFFKREDSVSPTASNDFLPPKRSVDHAHDNKLPGSIPGVLSGLGRGKSMKQPDLETQVTEENRHLRTRQAPGAASSETVPKRSPIPSQEDATRNALKILSHGKDDGSDTGRGREYGGRGGLDRGRGRGRGRGRGRGMGRGRFVERDVDEKVMDTDDYATGLYAGDDADGEKLARKVGPEIMNQLTEGFEEMTSRVLPSPLEDEFLDALDINYAIEFEPEYLVEFDNPDIDEKEPISLRDALEKAKPFLMSYEGIQSQEEWEEIMEETMARVPLLKKIIDHYSGPDRVTAKKQQEELERVAKTLPGSVPSSVKQFTNRAVISLQSNPGWGFDKKCHFMDKLVWEVSQHYK